The following are from one region of the Polyangiaceae bacterium genome:
- a CDS encoding type I restriction endonuclease subunit R, producing MTASSAEAAFQQDIIQEMLEGGWVQGHANGYERKSALYTEDCLAFVKQSQPQTWQKYQQLYPADPEAAFLSKLASQLGKVDPNASDKHLRLYGTLGVLRHGLRDKGCHFKLCQFKPDHGLNPDTLAMYQTNILRVAPELTYSPYATAQHLAASGKQAKAWRIDLVLFVNGIPVATLELKSEFKQDVDRAIKQYKKTRLPKDPVTNQPEPLLTFKRGALVHFAVSQYEAWMTTRLDGDNTRFVPFNRGTSEQGAGNDTPEDETRYATDYLWRDVLSTDNLLNIIGRFIHLEIKTVEAWDGKKTKEEKLIFPRYHQWDLVTKLLAASRSEGPGHKYLVQHSAGSGKSNSIAWTAHQLSSLYTDDGQKVFHSVIVITDRTVLDSQLQDTIYQFEHQDGVVGRINQNEGQGSKSEKLASALENSTPIVIVTIQTFPFVLQAIEDSVSLKERCYAIIADEAHSSQTGRTANELKAVLSKGTTDGEAEELSAEDLLAASVASRRATQNLSYYAFTATPKPKTLELFGRPPHPLEPPSKKNKPEPFHIYSMRQAIEEGYILDVLRNYTSYKVAWQLAQQATKPDTEVDARRAKSKLGQWVKLHDYNIAQKVQVIIEHFREHVSGLLGGKGKAMIVTGSRKEAVRYKLGVDKYIAQQGYKGLTAMVAFSGEVEFSPQDPNTEGLLGEKFSETRMNPGLKGRDMRKAFDTDDYAVMIVAQKFQTGFDQPKLCAMYVDKPLGGVECVQTLSRLNRIHPGKAETYVLDFVNDPEKVLEAFQEYYQTATLLDVSDPDHIWELEEKLKQAGLFQMSEVTHFSEIFYLKSKSQAALSNVVKPAVERWENRYKEAQQEAHKARDLFERTKKTGDAVLIANAEGELKEARKELDFLGGFKADLRTFTRYYEFMSQIVDYASTDLEKLSLYARHLYPLLRESSVADDPIDLSSVELSHYRLSKLRQQDLLLVRDSQQGLSPASAVGTRKARDKKEEFLSQIIARLNETFVTDGLTENDLLNYAYTVRDKLSENQSVMMQIQNNAPEQAMLGDFASALDDAVMESSEAHQNQMNQVLANKEVAAGFGRIVFDMLVAQMKASQKDAVPESGRG from the coding sequence ATGACTGCTAGCTCTGCCGAAGCCGCGTTCCAACAAGACATCATCCAGGAGATGCTGGAAGGCGGCTGGGTGCAGGGCCACGCCAACGGGTACGAGCGCAAGTCTGCGCTGTACACCGAGGATTGCTTGGCGTTCGTGAAGCAGTCCCAGCCCCAGACCTGGCAAAAGTACCAGCAGCTGTACCCCGCGGATCCAGAAGCGGCGTTCTTGAGCAAGCTGGCGAGCCAGCTTGGCAAGGTCGACCCCAACGCCTCAGACAAACACCTGCGCTTGTACGGCACTCTCGGAGTGCTGCGCCACGGCCTGAGGGACAAGGGCTGCCACTTCAAGCTGTGTCAGTTCAAGCCGGACCATGGCTTGAACCCAGACACCTTGGCCATGTACCAGACCAACATCCTGCGTGTGGCGCCCGAGCTCACCTATAGCCCGTACGCCACCGCGCAGCACCTAGCTGCCTCGGGGAAACAAGCCAAGGCCTGGCGCATTGACCTGGTGCTGTTCGTCAACGGGATCCCCGTTGCGACCCTGGAGCTGAAGAGCGAGTTCAAGCAAGACGTCGACCGCGCCATCAAGCAATACAAGAAGACACGGCTCCCCAAGGACCCAGTAACCAACCAGCCAGAGCCGCTACTTACCTTCAAGCGCGGCGCCTTAGTTCACTTCGCCGTCAGTCAGTACGAGGCGTGGATGACCACCCGCCTCGACGGGGACAACACCCGGTTTGTCCCCTTCAATCGGGGCACTTCAGAACAGGGCGCGGGCAACGACACGCCGGAAGACGAGACGCGCTACGCCACCGACTACCTGTGGCGCGACGTGCTCTCCACGGACAACCTTCTAAACATCATCGGTCGTTTTATCCACTTGGAAATCAAGACCGTCGAGGCGTGGGACGGCAAGAAGACGAAGGAAGAGAAGCTGATCTTCCCTCGGTACCACCAGTGGGATCTGGTGACCAAGCTCCTGGCAGCCAGCCGCAGCGAGGGCCCCGGCCACAAGTACCTGGTCCAGCACAGCGCGGGATCCGGCAAGAGCAATTCCATCGCGTGGACTGCCCACCAACTCTCGTCGCTCTACACAGACGATGGCCAGAAGGTGTTCCACTCGGTGATCGTCATCACCGATCGCACCGTCCTAGACTCCCAGCTGCAAGACACCATCTACCAGTTTGAGCACCAAGACGGCGTGGTCGGTCGCATCAACCAAAACGAGGGGCAGGGCAGCAAGAGCGAGAAACTCGCCAGCGCCCTCGAAAACAGCACGCCAATCGTCATTGTCACCATTCAGACGTTCCCGTTCGTGCTGCAAGCCATTGAGGACAGCGTCAGTTTGAAAGAGCGTTGCTACGCGATCATCGCGGACGAAGCTCACTCGTCCCAAACCGGCCGCACCGCCAACGAGCTGAAGGCGGTGCTGAGCAAGGGAACTACTGACGGCGAAGCTGAAGAGCTGAGCGCTGAAGATCTCCTAGCGGCCAGCGTCGCTTCACGCCGTGCGACTCAGAACCTCAGCTACTACGCCTTCACCGCAACGCCCAAACCGAAGACGTTGGAGCTGTTCGGTCGCCCCCCTCACCCCCTCGAGCCCCCCTCTAAAAAGAACAAGCCAGAGCCGTTTCATATCTATTCCATGCGGCAAGCGATTGAAGAGGGATACATCCTCGACGTGCTGCGGAACTACACCAGCTACAAGGTCGCGTGGCAGCTGGCGCAACAAGCCACCAAGCCCGACACCGAGGTGGACGCGCGACGGGCCAAGTCCAAGCTCGGCCAGTGGGTGAAGCTGCACGACTACAACATCGCGCAGAAGGTCCAGGTGATCATCGAGCACTTCCGCGAACACGTCTCCGGGCTGCTCGGCGGCAAGGGCAAGGCGATGATCGTCACCGGTAGCCGCAAAGAGGCGGTGCGCTACAAGCTGGGCGTCGACAAGTACATCGCCCAGCAGGGCTACAAGGGGCTGACCGCCATGGTGGCCTTCTCGGGTGAGGTGGAGTTCTCCCCACAAGACCCCAACACCGAAGGGCTGCTCGGCGAGAAGTTCAGCGAGACGCGCATGAACCCCGGCCTCAAGGGCCGCGACATGCGCAAGGCCTTCGACACCGACGACTACGCGGTGATGATCGTGGCGCAGAAGTTCCAAACCGGCTTCGACCAGCCCAAGCTGTGCGCGATGTATGTGGATAAGCCGCTAGGCGGAGTCGAATGCGTGCAGACGCTGTCACGCCTCAACCGCATTCATCCCGGCAAAGCGGAGACCTACGTTCTGGACTTCGTCAATGACCCTGAAAAGGTACTTGAGGCCTTTCAAGAGTATTACCAGACGGCAACGCTGCTGGACGTGAGCGACCCGGATCACATCTGGGAGCTGGAGGAGAAGCTCAAGCAAGCGGGCCTATTCCAGATGAGCGAGGTGACGCACTTCTCCGAGATCTTCTACCTGAAGAGCAAGAGTCAGGCGGCGCTGAGCAACGTGGTGAAGCCCGCGGTGGAGCGCTGGGAGAATCGCTACAAGGAGGCGCAACAGGAGGCACACAAAGCTCGTGACCTCTTCGAGCGCACCAAGAAGACCGGGGACGCGGTGCTCATCGCCAACGCCGAGGGCGAGCTCAAAGAAGCCCGCAAGGAGCTGGATTTCCTCGGTGGCTTCAAAGCCGACTTGCGCACCTTCACTCGCTACTACGAGTTCATGAGCCAGATCGTGGACTACGCCAGCACCGACCTAGAGAAGCTCAGCCTGTACGCGCGGCACCTCTATCCATTGTTGCGTGAGAGCAGCGTCGCCGACGACCCCATCGATCTGTCATCGGTGGAGCTCTCCCACTACCGCCTGAGCAAGCTGCGGCAGCAAGACTTGCTCCTCGTTCGCGACAGCCAGCAAGGCCTGAGCCCCGCCTCAGCGGTGGGCACCCGCAAGGCTCGCGACAAGAAGGAGGAGTTCCTCTCCCAAATCATCGCTCGCCTCAACGAGACCTTCGTCACCGACGGCCTCACCGAAAACGATCTGCTGAACTACGCCTACACCGTCCGCGACAAGCTCAGCGAAAACCAGTCGGTGATGATGCAGATTCAGAACAACGCCCCGGAACAAGCAATGCTCGGCGACTTCGCCAGCGCCCTCGACGACGCCGTAATGGAATCCAGCGAAGCTCATCAGAACCAGATGAACCAGGTGCTCGCCAACAAAGAAGTGGCGGCAGGGTTCGGCCGCATCGTGTTCGACATGCTGGTCGCGCAGATGAAGGCGAGCCAAAAGGATGCTGTCCCGGAGAGTGGTCGGGGCTAG
- a CDS encoding restriction endonuclease subunit S — protein sequence MRYLALGTGTLFLDGDWIESKDLAETGIRYITTGNVGEGVYKEQGSGFITEAKFEELQCTEVLPGDMLVSRLNRPIGRACVVPELGCRIVTSVDNVILRASPQYDRSYLVYLFSSQDYFRHTDNLARGATMQRISRGQLGSVRVVAPPLEEQTQIARFLDYETARIDALIEKQQQLIELLKEKRQAVISHAVTKGLDPKAPMRDSGIEWLGQVPAHWTVKKLRYFATILRGKFTHRPRNDPAFYDGRFPFVQTGDITGASKYITTYKQTLNDRGASVSKEFPRGTLVMAIAANIGDVAILDFSAYFPDSVVGLLPNATSDVMFLYYMMHAMKQPMLQRATISTQLNLNVDQIGWLTSACPPIDEQRRIAAYLDDLLSRISQLEIRIADQLELLQERRTALISAAVTGKIDVRNWKAPKAQQEVA from the coding sequence ATGCGATACCTGGCATTGGGGACAGGCACGCTGTTTCTTGATGGCGACTGGATCGAAAGCAAAGATCTCGCGGAGACGGGTATCCGGTACATCACCACCGGAAACGTCGGAGAAGGAGTGTACAAAGAACAAGGCTCAGGATTCATCACGGAGGCCAAGTTCGAGGAGCTTCAATGCACCGAGGTTCTGCCTGGCGACATGCTTGTCTCAAGACTCAACCGCCCAATTGGCCGAGCCTGCGTGGTACCGGAACTGGGATGCCGGATTGTGACTTCGGTCGACAATGTGATCCTGCGAGCGTCGCCCCAGTATGACCGATCGTACCTGGTCTACTTGTTTTCCTCTCAAGACTACTTTCGGCACACGGACAACCTGGCCCGTGGAGCGACAATGCAACGGATAAGTCGAGGACAGCTGGGGAGCGTTCGGGTAGTGGCTCCGCCCCTCGAAGAACAAACCCAAATCGCCAGGTTCCTCGACTACGAGACCGCGCGGATTGATGCGCTGATCGAGAAGCAGCAGCAGCTCATCGAGTTGCTCAAGGAGAAGCGCCAGGCGGTGATCAGCCACGCGGTCACCAAGGGCCTAGACCCCAAAGCACCCATGCGCGATTCTGGGATCGAGTGGCTGGGGCAGGTCCCGGCTCATTGGACAGTGAAGAAATTGCGATACTTCGCAACCATCCTCAGAGGAAAGTTCACCCACCGACCGCGCAACGATCCCGCCTTCTACGACGGTCGCTTCCCTTTCGTACAGACTGGCGACATCACCGGAGCGTCAAAATATATCACGACCTACAAGCAGACCCTGAACGACAGGGGAGCGTCAGTGAGCAAGGAGTTTCCGCGTGGTACATTGGTAATGGCTATCGCTGCGAACATTGGCGATGTCGCTATCCTGGATTTTTCAGCCTATTTCCCAGACAGCGTTGTCGGCCTTCTACCAAACGCCACAAGCGACGTGATGTTCCTATACTACATGATGCACGCCATGAAGCAGCCGATGCTCCAGCGGGCAACCATCAGCACCCAGCTGAACCTCAACGTCGACCAGATTGGATGGCTCACCTCCGCGTGCCCGCCAATTGATGAACAGCGTCGGATCGCGGCGTACTTGGATGACCTCCTTTCCAGAATTTCCCAGCTTGAGATTAGAATCGCAGATCAGCTCGAACTCCTCCAAGAGCGCCGGACCGCGCTGATCTCCGCTGCTGTCACCGGCAAGATCGACGTACGCAACTGGAAGGCCCCTAAGGCCCAACAAGAGGTCGCATGA
- a CDS encoding SAM-dependent DNA methyltransferase — MSTNTSQLAAYIWTLADLLRGDFKQSQYGRVILPFTILRRLECVLEKNKSKVLAEAERRADLPAEAKEKFLLKAAGESFFNTSPMDLSKLGTTDIKSNLTNYVQSFSRDAREIFEHFRFDEFVQKLDESNLLFKIVQKVVSMDLHPSSVSNHEMGLVFEELIRRFAEGSNETAGEHFTPRDIVRLTTSLVFMEDDEALRDPGIIRTIYDPTAGTGGFLSSGMEYVHELNPKAVMRAFGQELNAESYAICKGDMLIKGQDVSRIKLGNTLSDDQLYADKFDYMLSNPPFGVDWKKIDKQVIEEHTVKGFDGRFGPGLPRVSDGSLLFLMHLLSKMRDYDANDSARNGSRIGIILNGSPLFTGGAGSGESEIRRHILESDLLEAIVALPTDMFYNTGISTYVWVLSNKKSPERKGKVQLINAVHLYQKMRKSLGSKRQEIGEEDIALITKTFGEFEAVESYSLDKEPDEKSTRGRPSSKKAEKKTFGCKIFASHEFGYRRITIERPLRLSVQFTGERLESLRFDNGKLGPAMQRLYEEFAGVWGERVEAGSSGSRSGRKGDAYGDFSAAIAEARQLLKAEFGDLKEKQVKDVLNQETWLAQLRLLEKGRALAKVIGEAQHNDFNTFESVLSKAEKTAKLADGSSAKLDPKEKKQLLDAVSWSNPEAEPVINKPLKGKADPMYGAFEYKGKVVSFKPDSSLRDNEDVPLTAETARGANVNETNEAYFQREVAPHVKDAWIDKSKTDARDGEVGVVGYEIPFNRHFYQYEPPRDLAEIDADLDVLSQEIMQMLREVHS; from the coding sequence ATGTCCACGAATACATCCCAGCTCGCCGCCTACATCTGGACCCTCGCCGATCTGCTGCGCGGCGACTTCAAGCAGTCCCAATATGGGCGCGTCATCCTGCCCTTCACGATCCTTCGGCGCCTGGAGTGCGTTCTGGAGAAGAACAAGAGCAAGGTCCTCGCGGAAGCTGAGCGCCGCGCCGATTTGCCGGCCGAGGCGAAGGAGAAGTTCCTGCTCAAGGCCGCTGGGGAGTCCTTCTTCAACACGTCGCCGATGGATCTGTCCAAGCTGGGCACCACGGACATCAAGAGCAACCTGACCAACTACGTTCAGAGCTTCAGTCGGGATGCTCGGGAAATCTTCGAGCACTTCCGCTTCGACGAGTTCGTGCAGAAGCTCGACGAGTCCAATCTGCTGTTCAAGATCGTGCAGAAGGTCGTCAGCATGGATCTGCACCCGTCGTCGGTCAGCAACCATGAGATGGGGCTCGTCTTCGAGGAGCTGATCCGGCGCTTCGCTGAAGGCAGCAACGAGACGGCTGGTGAGCACTTCACTCCGCGAGACATCGTGCGGCTGACCACCTCACTGGTGTTCATGGAGGACGATGAAGCGCTGCGCGATCCCGGCATCATCCGCACCATCTACGACCCCACAGCAGGCACCGGCGGCTTTCTGTCCAGCGGCATGGAGTACGTGCATGAGCTCAACCCTAAGGCGGTGATGCGCGCCTTCGGTCAGGAGCTGAACGCCGAGAGCTACGCAATCTGCAAAGGCGACATGCTGATCAAGGGCCAGGATGTGAGTCGCATCAAGCTCGGTAACACTCTAAGCGACGACCAGCTGTACGCCGATAAGTTCGATTACATGCTCTCCAATCCTCCTTTTGGCGTGGACTGGAAGAAGATTGATAAGCAGGTGATCGAAGAGCACACGGTCAAGGGCTTCGACGGCCGCTTTGGCCCTGGGCTTCCCCGCGTGAGCGACGGCTCGCTGCTCTTCCTGATGCATCTGCTCAGTAAGATGCGCGACTACGACGCCAACGACTCCGCGCGGAATGGGAGCCGTATCGGCATCATCCTCAACGGCTCACCGCTCTTCACCGGCGGCGCCGGCAGCGGCGAGAGCGAGATCCGCCGGCACATCCTGGAGAGCGACCTGCTTGAGGCCATCGTCGCTCTACCCACGGACATGTTCTACAACACCGGCATCTCCACCTACGTTTGGGTGCTGTCGAACAAGAAGAGCCCCGAGCGCAAGGGCAAGGTCCAGCTCATCAACGCGGTGCATCTCTACCAAAAGATGCGCAAATCTCTCGGTTCCAAGCGCCAAGAGATCGGTGAAGAAGACATCGCTCTGATCACCAAGACCTTCGGGGAGTTCGAGGCGGTGGAGAGCTACAGCCTCGACAAGGAGCCTGACGAGAAGAGCACTCGCGGCCGCCCCTCCAGCAAGAAGGCCGAGAAGAAGACCTTCGGCTGCAAAATCTTTGCGAGCCATGAGTTTGGCTACCGCCGCATCACGATCGAGCGCCCACTGCGCCTGAGCGTTCAGTTCACCGGCGAGCGCCTGGAGAGCCTACGCTTCGACAACGGAAAGCTCGGCCCGGCGATGCAACGGCTCTACGAGGAGTTTGCGGGGGTTTGGGGGGAGAGGGTTGAGGCGGGGAGCTCTGGCAGCCGATCGGGTAGGAAGGGCGACGCCTACGGTGATTTCTCTGCGGCAATTGCCGAGGCGCGCCAACTGCTCAAGGCGGAATTCGGCGACCTGAAGGAGAAGCAGGTCAAAGACGTGCTGAACCAGGAGACTTGGCTCGCACAGCTGCGACTGCTGGAGAAGGGCCGCGCGCTGGCCAAAGTGATCGGTGAGGCGCAGCACAACGACTTCAACACATTTGAGAGTGTATTGAGCAAGGCGGAAAAGACCGCGAAGCTGGCTGATGGAAGCTCTGCCAAGCTCGACCCCAAGGAGAAGAAACAGCTGCTAGACGCGGTGAGCTGGAGCAACCCGGAGGCGGAGCCCGTGATCAACAAGCCGCTCAAAGGCAAAGCCGACCCGATGTACGGAGCCTTTGAGTACAAGGGCAAGGTCGTCTCCTTCAAGCCCGACAGCAGCCTGCGAGACAACGAAGACGTGCCCCTCACCGCGGAAACGGCGCGCGGAGCCAACGTGAACGAGACGAACGAGGCGTACTTCCAGCGCGAAGTCGCGCCCCACGTGAAAGACGCTTGGATCGACAAGAGCAAGACCGACGCCCGGGACGGCGAAGTCGGAGTGGTTGGCTATGAGATCCCGTTCAACCGCCACTTCTACCAGTACGAACCGCCGCGCGATCTGGCGGAGATTGACGCGGACCTGGATGTGCTGAGTCAGGAGATCATGCAGATGTTGCGAGAGGTGCACTCGTGA
- a CDS encoding WYL domain-containing protein, giving the protein MAKKTRTEPQREGTLRLLAQLMKGRTHTATSAAKELTMNREGALRVLKALHKHVPGIQKNDSSQPHVFSFSTKEIHGPSALGEHASFAAGISATFGAAFARLLRGTSYHSEFIKLRDTVVARLRTTWQPHFEDLGRKFIIRSGGEENLDDRSGLLDDIIEAVLKNQTVLIDYTRFDGSQKQLRVSPYSLVVYDGRLYVIGLRHNDERPLRSYRFARIANVERTDETFAYPSANEYNPDALLRESIGIFMGGEEPVRVRLLLAEPWAIYAHHHRWHESQTVRELPDGRVEVSLRVRPCPELEQWVLSFGENAEVIDPPDLREVIARRLRAAAAHYESAGEG; this is encoded by the coding sequence ATGGCGAAGAAGACGAGAACTGAGCCGCAACGAGAGGGGACACTCCGTCTGCTCGCGCAGCTGATGAAGGGGCGGACGCATACGGCCACTTCAGCTGCGAAAGAACTCACGATGAACCGCGAGGGAGCGCTGCGCGTGCTCAAGGCACTGCACAAGCACGTGCCCGGCATCCAAAAGAACGACTCCAGCCAGCCCCATGTCTTCAGCTTCTCCACGAAGGAGATCCACGGCCCCTCGGCGCTCGGAGAGCACGCGTCATTTGCCGCAGGGATATCAGCCACTTTCGGAGCTGCTTTCGCAAGACTGCTTCGCGGCACCAGCTACCATTCGGAGTTCATCAAGCTACGCGACACCGTCGTCGCTCGTTTGCGAACCACCTGGCAGCCTCACTTTGAGGACCTGGGTCGGAAGTTCATCATCCGGTCCGGGGGAGAGGAGAACCTCGATGACCGCTCTGGGCTGCTCGACGACATCATCGAGGCCGTCCTCAAGAACCAGACGGTCCTGATTGACTACACGCGGTTCGACGGAAGTCAGAAGCAACTGCGGGTCTCGCCGTACTCCTTGGTCGTGTACGACGGCCGCCTCTACGTCATTGGGCTCCGGCACAATGACGAGCGGCCCCTTCGCTCGTACAGGTTCGCGCGCATCGCCAACGTCGAGAGGACCGACGAGACCTTCGCGTACCCCAGCGCCAACGAATACAACCCCGATGCACTCCTCCGGGAGAGCATCGGCATCTTCATGGGTGGCGAGGAACCCGTGCGGGTCCGTCTGCTCCTCGCAGAGCCTTGGGCGATCTACGCGCATCACCATCGTTGGCATGAATCGCAGACCGTTCGCGAACTCCCCGACGGGCGTGTTGAGGTGTCTCTTCGCGTGCGCCCCTGTCCGGAACTCGAACAATGGGTGCTGAGCTTCGGGGAGAATGCAGAAGTGATCGACCCTCCCGACCTTCGTGAGGTGATCGCGAGGCGCCTTCGAGCCGCCGCGGCGCACTATGAATCCGCCGGAGAAGGCTAG
- a CDS encoding type I restriction enzyme HsdR N-terminal domain-containing protein produces the protein MRDLARRYQDNREFITNEEMTKASLIVPFITALGYDPSNPREVRLEYTAEFTANDGKRLPDRMDYAIFDPTGGSVMLVIEAKPLGFDVRARSPQLARYMSQMPSLRFGVITDGCDYLFYGDLVSPNVMDENPFFSFSLADPKLDFDSVASFLRKFSKEQFRTEKLVADAEDSNYRQQMIEKVVSILRNPESDEEFIKWLSDGIYHGKRTQAVLERLGTIAREAIQPAILRTIGDDFLANLRTRINEVSRPAEASLTPEPAPFPSVDMQRDEAGDPLASKGIETTEEELEFHQKVRDICVRNGEAPDSILYRDTQTYFNVSFNAPTKWFIRLFSGGRRKAVTTLVPVEEARELAGGFEIEEAPAAFGASRIYIDSVDQVWGLAGVVARSLDICRGA, from the coding sequence TTGCGCGACCTCGCGCGTCGATACCAGGACAATAGGGAGTTCATCACCAATGAGGAGATGACCAAGGCGTCGCTCATCGTGCCGTTCATTACCGCCCTTGGTTATGACCCGAGCAACCCCCGAGAAGTGCGGTTGGAGTACACAGCGGAGTTCACTGCCAATGATGGAAAGCGGCTGCCCGACAGGATGGACTACGCCATTTTCGACCCTACGGGGGGAAGCGTTATGCTGGTCATCGAAGCCAAGCCGCTCGGCTTCGACGTTCGTGCGCGCTCGCCTCAGCTCGCGCGGTACATGAGTCAGATGCCATCCCTTCGCTTCGGCGTGATCACAGACGGATGCGACTACCTCTTTTATGGGGACCTCGTCAGCCCGAACGTAATGGACGAGAACCCATTCTTTTCCTTCTCACTGGCCGATCCGAAGCTCGATTTTGACTCAGTCGCTAGCTTTCTTCGCAAGTTCAGCAAAGAACAATTCCGCACAGAAAAACTGGTGGCGGATGCTGAAGACAGCAACTACCGCCAGCAGATGATCGAGAAGGTGGTCAGCATCCTTCGGAACCCTGAGTCGGACGAAGAGTTCATCAAGTGGCTGAGTGATGGGATCTACCACGGTAAGCGCACCCAGGCTGTTCTCGAGAGACTTGGAACCATCGCCCGCGAGGCGATTCAGCCTGCCATTCTCCGGACTATCGGCGACGACTTCTTGGCGAATCTGCGAACCCGGATCAACGAGGTTTCCCGGCCAGCTGAGGCTAGTCTGACCCCTGAACCAGCGCCGTTTCCTAGCGTTGACATGCAAAGAGACGAAGCTGGCGACCCGTTGGCCTCCAAGGGCATCGAGACGACTGAGGAAGAGCTCGAGTTTCACCAGAAGGTGCGCGACATCTGCGTTCGGAACGGGGAAGCGCCGGATTCAATTCTGTATCGAGACACTCAGACCTACTTCAACGTGAGCTTCAACGCGCCAACGAAGTGGTTTATCCGTTTGTTCAGCGGCGGTCGTCGGAAGGCCGTCACCACGTTGGTTCCGGTAGAGGAAGCGCGCGAGCTAGCGGGCGGCTTCGAGATCGAAGAGGCGCCGGCCGCTTTCGGTGCTTCCAGAATCTACATTGATAGCGTCGATCAGGTATGGGGACTCGCGGGTGTGGTCGCACGAAGCCTCGACATATGCAGAGGAGCCTAG